A stretch of the Ictidomys tridecemlineatus isolate mIctTri1 chromosome 5, mIctTri1.hap1, whole genome shotgun sequence genome encodes the following:
- the LOC101960934 gene encoding ribonuclease 7: MAPARPGFYPLMLLLVLGLWVLETPVSAKPKNMTSSQWFEIQHVQPKPQACNSAMGHVNKFTEHCKNLNTFLHESFSNVATTCQTPKITCKNNHKNCHQSSGPVSLTMCTLTSGKYPNCRYKEKHLNAPYIVACNPPQKGDSEKFQLVPVHLDKIV; this comes from the coding sequence ATGGCACCAGCCAGACCAGGATTCTACCCACTGATGCTGCTCCTGGTGCTAGGACTGTGGGTGCTTGAGACCCCAGTCAGTGCCAAGCCCAAGAACATGACCTCATCTCAGTGGTTTGAAATTCAGCACGTGCAGCCCAAGCCGCAAGCATGTAACTCAGCCATGGGTCACGTCAACAAGTTCACAGAACACTGCAAGAACCTCAACACCTTCCTGCATGAGTCCTTCTCCAATGTGGCCACCACCTGCCAGACCCCCAAAATAACCTGCAAGAACAACCATAAAAACTGCCACCAGAGCTCAGGACCTGTGTCCCTCACCATGTGTACACTCACCTCAGGGAAGTATCCGAACTGTAGGTACAAAGAGAAGCATCTGAATGCACCTTACATAGTAGCCTGTAACCCTCCCCAGAAAGGGGATTCTGAGAAATTTCAGTTGGTTCCTGTGCACTTGGATAAAATTGTCTAA